In Streptococcus uberis, a single window of DNA contains:
- a CDS encoding CdaR family protein has product MKSFFNSRIWLGLVSVFFAIVLFLTAASNSYRNSANQAYSPIETYTHNLSDVPIDIKYDSDKYFISEYSYGAQVYLTSTNRVKLDSEVNTDTRNFKIVADLTDSKPGKATVPLKVNNLPSGVAAKVTPDKMTITIGKKARKTFNVVGSVDPKQVATGYELLSMNTGIDKVEVTSDESKIDLIDHVVAKVPDDVKLNADYRGEVTLQAVSADGTVLASSISPAKTTLSVSVKKITKSVPIRVSMVGTMDESLADIQSKLGKETAVISGPREVLDTINEVVAEVNISGVTKDTEKTVSLHSDIVSIEPSSVTVQLTTKKK; this is encoded by the coding sequence ATGAAATCATTTTTTAATAGTCGGATTTGGCTTGGACTTGTTTCGGTGTTTTTTGCTATTGTCCTCTTTTTAACAGCAGCTTCAAATAGTTATCGAAACTCTGCCAACCAAGCATACAGCCCAATCGAAACCTATACCCACAACCTATCAGATGTCCCCATCGATATCAAATATGATAGTGACAAGTACTTTATCAGTGAATATTCCTACGGGGCACAAGTCTATTTGACCTCAACCAACCGGGTTAAACTGGATTCCGAGGTTAACACTGATACTCGTAATTTTAAAATCGTCGCAGACTTAACAGATAGCAAGCCTGGAAAAGCAACCGTTCCTCTTAAAGTCAATAACCTGCCTTCTGGCGTGGCAGCCAAAGTGACCCCAGATAAAATGACCATCACCATCGGCAAGAAAGCACGAAAGACCTTTAATGTCGTAGGAAGTGTCGATCCCAAACAAGTGGCAACTGGTTATGAATTGCTCTCAATGAACACAGGTATTGACAAAGTCGAGGTGACCAGTGACGAGTCTAAGATTGATTTGATTGATCATGTCGTTGCCAAAGTGCCAGATGATGTTAAATTAAATGCAGACTACCGAGGTGAAGTAACCCTTCAAGCTGTCTCTGCAGATGGGACTGTTTTAGCCAGCTCCATTTCACCAGCCAAAACGACCTTATCGGTTTCAGTCAAAAAAATCACCAAGTCTGTCCCAATAAGAGTTTCAATGGTAGGAACCATGGATGAAAGCTTGGCGGACATTCAATCAAAACTTGGAAAAGAAACAGCTGTCATTTCAGGGCCAAGAGAAGTTCTGGATACCATTAATGAAGTGGTAGCGGAAGTCAATATTAGTGGTGTGACTAAAGATACAGAAAAAACGGTTAGCCTC
- the cdaA gene encoding diadenylate cyclase CdaA has product MQNLSHIDAKFISSLFADPWILIIHLLDILIVAYAIYRFIRALSGTKIMSLVQGVLLFIILRFVAEWIGLTTITYLMNQVITYGVIAGVIIFAPEIRAGLERFGRSTQVFRQRELLSDEEKLVDALVKAVAYMSPRKIGALICIEQAQTLQEYIATGIPLNADISSQLLINIFIPNTPLHDGAVIIANNKIISSCSYLPLSESTTISKEFGTRHRAAIGLSEHSDAITIVVSEETGGISITDKGEFLHDLSRADFETYLRSYFLKENQEKTPWYKTLFGGK; this is encoded by the coding sequence ATGCAGAATCTAAGTCATATCGATGCCAAGTTTATATCCAGTTTATTTGCAGACCCTTGGATCTTAATCATTCACTTATTAGATATCTTGATTGTCGCCTATGCCATTTACCGTTTTATTAGGGCTTTATCAGGAACCAAAATCATGTCCTTAGTGCAGGGTGTTTTACTCTTTATCATTTTGCGCTTTGTGGCCGAGTGGATTGGTCTGACAACTATTACTTATTTAATGAATCAAGTTATCACCTATGGGGTTATCGCAGGTGTTATTATCTTTGCGCCAGAAATTCGTGCTGGTTTAGAGCGATTTGGTCGTTCCACCCAAGTTTTCCGCCAAAGAGAACTGCTCAGTGATGAAGAAAAGCTTGTCGACGCTTTGGTCAAGGCTGTGGCCTACATGAGCCCTCGTAAAATTGGTGCCTTGATCTGTATTGAACAGGCCCAAACTTTACAAGAATACATCGCAACAGGAATTCCCTTAAATGCGGATATCTCCAGCCAATTGCTGATTAATATCTTTATACCAAACACGCCATTGCATGACGGAGCTGTTATCATTGCTAACAATAAAATCATCTCCTCATGTTCTTACTTGCCCCTGTCTGAATCAACCACTATTTCCAAAGAATTTGGAACCAGACACCGCGCAGCCATTGGTCTTTCAGAACATTCCGATGCCATTACCATCGTTGTTTCTGAGGAAACAGGTGGCATCTCAATCACCGACAAGGGCGAATTCTTGCATGATTTAAGCCGTGCCGATTTCGAAACCTATCTGCGTTCTTATTTCCTGAAAGAAAACCAGGAGAAAACACCTTGGTACAAAACCTTATTTGGAGGCAAGTAA
- the murT gene encoding lipid II isoglutaminyl synthase subunit MurT translates to MKMKTLMGITAGKTAQTLLKSMGRGSTYPGKLALQFDKNILDSLAKDYEIVVVTGTNGKTLTTALTVGILKEAYGQVLTNPSGANMITGIVSSFLTAKKGKSGKKIAVLEIDEASLPRITQYIKPSLFVFTNIFRDQMDRYGEIYTTYQLIIDGAKNAPEATILANGDSPLFASKELVNPVKYYGFNTEDHEPQLAHYNTEGILCPKCQAILQYRLNTYANLGHYICLNCDFKRPKLDYQLSALTKTTNVSSAFVIDGQEYSINVGGLYNIYNALAAVSVAEFFGLSPEQIKAGFEKSRAVFGRQETFSIGDKSCTLVLIKNPVGASQALEMIKLADYPFSLSVLLNANYADGIDTSWIWDANFELIQEMDITEINAGGVRHSEIARRLRVSGYDSSKISEKESLEEVMQAIEKQDSKHAYILATYTAMLAFRELLASRHVVRKEMN, encoded by the coding sequence ATGAAAATGAAGACGCTAATGGGCATTACTGCCGGAAAAACTGCACAAACCCTTTTAAAAAGTATGGGGCGAGGCTCTACCTACCCAGGAAAGTTGGCCCTACAATTTGATAAAAATATTTTAGATAGCCTGGCCAAAGATTATGAAATCGTTGTGGTGACAGGGACTAATGGAAAAACCCTAACCACTGCTTTGACTGTGGGTATCTTAAAAGAAGCCTATGGACAGGTTTTAACTAACCCAAGTGGGGCCAACATGATTACTGGTATTGTCTCCAGTTTTTTAACGGCTAAAAAAGGGAAAAGCGGCAAAAAGATTGCCGTTTTAGAAATTGATGAAGCTAGCCTGCCACGGATTACCCAATACATCAAGCCAAGTCTTTTTGTCTTTACCAATATTTTCCGTGACCAGATGGACCGCTATGGCGAAATCTATACCACCTATCAATTAATCATTGATGGGGCTAAGAATGCTCCCGAGGCTACTATCCTAGCCAACGGCGATAGCCCACTCTTTGCTTCAAAAGAATTGGTTAACCCAGTCAAATACTACGGTTTCAATACTGAGGACCACGAACCGCAATTGGCCCACTACAATACTGAAGGCATCCTATGTCCTAAGTGTCAGGCTATTTTGCAATACCGCCTCAACACTTATGCCAATTTAGGGCATTATATCTGCCTTAACTGTGATTTCAAACGTCCGAAACTGGATTATCAGCTTTCAGCCTTGACCAAAACCACTAATGTCAGCTCTGCTTTTGTCATCGATGGGCAAGAGTATAGCATCAATGTGGGTGGCCTTTACAATATCTACAACGCATTAGCAGCGGTGTCCGTGGCCGAGTTCTTTGGCTTGTCACCTGAACAAATTAAGGCTGGTTTTGAAAAGAGTCGAGCAGTCTTTGGGCGTCAGGAAACCTTTAGCATTGGTGACAAGAGTTGTACCTTGGTCTTGATTAAAAACCCAGTTGGGGCTAGTCAGGCCTTGGAAATGATTAAGCTAGCAGACTATCCTTTCAGCCTGTCTGTTCTATTGAATGCTAACTACGCTGATGGGATTGATACCTCATGGATTTGGGATGCTAACTTTGAACTGATCCAGGAAATGGACATCACTGAAATCAATGCTGGTGGCGTCCGTCACTCAGAAATTGCCCGTCGTTTGCGGGTTTCTGGATATGACAGTAGCAAAATCAGTGAAAAAGAGAGCTTGGAAGAGGTCATGCAGGCAATTGAAAAGCAAGATAGCAAACATGCCTATATCCTCGCAACCTATACCGCGATGTTAGCCTTCCGTGAGCTTTTGGCAAGCCGTCACGTGGTTAGAAAGGAGATGAACTAA
- the gatD gene encoding lipid II isoglutaminyl synthase subunit GatD: MTYTSLKSPENRDYTYDIRIAHLYGNLMNTYGDNGNVLMLKYVAEKLGARVQVDIVSMGDELDPDVYDLIFFGGGQDYEQSIVAKDLPSKKAAIANYIDQDKVILAICGGFQLLGQYYVQANGERIDGIGVMGHYTLNQHQNRFIGDIKIHNQEFDETYYGFENHQGRTFLSDDEKPLGRVVYGNGNNKEDQTEGVHYKNVYGSYFHGPILSRNVNLAYRLVTTALKLKYGQEIALAPYQEILSQEVAEEYADVKSKAEFDS; this comes from the coding sequence ATGACTTATACTTCCCTAAAATCTCCAGAAAACCGTGACTACACATACGACATCCGCATCGCCCACCTCTATGGTAATCTCATGAATACCTATGGCGATAATGGCAATGTCCTCATGCTCAAATACGTGGCCGAAAAACTAGGCGCTCGTGTCCAAGTCGACATCGTCTCCATGGGGGATGAGCTGGACCCTGATGTCTACGACTTGATTTTCTTTGGTGGTGGCCAAGATTATGAGCAAAGTATTGTGGCTAAAGATTTACCGTCAAAGAAAGCTGCCATTGCCAACTATATTGACCAAGATAAGGTTATCCTAGCCATCTGCGGTGGCTTCCAATTACTGGGACAGTACTATGTACAAGCCAACGGTGAGAGAATCGACGGCATCGGTGTCATGGGACACTACACCCTTAATCAGCACCAAAACCGCTTTATCGGTGATATCAAAATCCACAACCAGGAATTCGATGAAACCTATTATGGTTTTGAGAACCATCAAGGACGGACCTTCCTGTCTGATGATGAGAAACCTTTGGGTCGAGTGGTTTATGGCAACGGCAATAATAAGGAAGATCAAACTGAAGGGGTTCATTATAAAAATGTTTATGGCTCCTACTTCCACGGGCCAATCCTTTCCAGGAATGTGAACCTGGCTTACCGTCTGGTAACCACTGCCCTTAAACTCAAATACGGTCAAGAAATTGCCCTTGCCCCTTACCAAGAAATTCTTAGCCAAGAAGTGGCGGAAGAATACGCGGATGTTAAGAGTAAGGCCGAATTTGACTCTTAA